A window of the Gossypium hirsutum isolate 1008001.06 chromosome A03, Gossypium_hirsutum_v2.1, whole genome shotgun sequence genome harbors these coding sequences:
- the LOC107887815 gene encoding pectinesterase inhibitor 7-like produces MKGLSPSEKEITHDCAETTGEAIDELEKSLKTLANLQGSDHKADEMNDLKTWVSAILTDEYTCTDEFDGQKVSKAVKNTINKSVLYLAQLTSNCLALFNLLDY; encoded by the coding sequence ATGAAGGGATTGAGTCCGTCCGAGAAAGAAATCACCCATGATTGCGCTGAAACTACTGGCGAGGCCATCGACGAGCTGGAGAAATCCTTGAAGACATTGGCTAATTTACAAGGCTCGGATCACAAGGCTGATGAGATGAATGATTTAAAAACTTGGGTGAGCGCTATCTTGACGGATGAGTACACATGCACCGATGAATTTGATGGCCAGAAAGTAAGCAAAGCTGTTAAGAACACAATCAATAAGAGTGTGTTGTATCTTGCTCAATTGACCAGCAATTGTTTGGCTCTTTTTAATCTTCTGGATTACTGA